Within Vicia villosa cultivar HV-30 ecotype Madison, WI linkage group LG1, Vvil1.0, whole genome shotgun sequence, the genomic segment atataaATCGAATACAATAAAgtcaacaataaaaaataaatcggAACCaactactgagtatgcctaaccctaactcTCTGGGATCTCCTCTGTCTCGTATAGGCCGCTTTACCGGACGCgtcaccgaccatcctctccatGATGGCAACTGCCTCTGAACCGCCGTGCTCGATGATACCCCAGTCcaatgcgtcccgcccaagcatctctatccgctggcatatcCGCAGGAGATCAGGGGCATGGTCATCCTTGGCTTGCTGGTTCTCCAatatctcctcgtgtgctggcctaggagctccgggagcatcgggtgtcatcagaggatgtgacacccgataaaaGCATGTCACATACCCCTCTACATAGTGCCACTCCTTGGTGGCCGGATACgccgatactcctccgggaccaaaTGATGCGCTCAGTCCTCAAATATagcagtgagctccactcgggtaactgtgtcgggaacagcctcaaacggtgacctcggtatcatctgcacacgtcaaaactgcctcatgcaccgctccggcatatacctcaccatggtgttggccccgcatgccaaccatccagagtATAACGCGATGCGGTCGAATGACACAACATCACGGTAGGCCCTgttcaaacacaaacacaaacatgGCAGCGAACATCATCCAGTCGTCCCGATCCTGAACCGGAATATCTCAGAAGGAATGGGCATGTTCTTTTCTCTCCGGTCAAACCCCCCAAGCCGGTTATGTTTTGAAACATTCATTCCTTtgaccaactcaagaggactctgaTGTCTTTTTTCGAGGGGGAGTACAAACCCGACGAAGTCATCAGAAAGATCCAGAGGTTTAGAACAAGGACCAATTTTGAGACCGGCGAAAAAGAACGTTGGTGGGATAGCGTGGAAGGTGACGTTGATTTCGTTATAATGATGCATGGAACATATGGCATCGTGTTGACTGTTGTAAATTCTTAGATTTCTTAATTTTGAGTTGGAAATTTCAATGTAatgatgattttatttaatgaatggatCTTTTTATCGTTGCAAATGTTCctattctgatttttctgatttttttgagtCTCGGTTTATTCCGTGGATACAACTACGGAagctttcgtagatgcacatacgaaacaaaacaatattaaacaaaaaaatattgctttcggatatgcatctacAATAACTGGAGGACATTTTTATCAATTTGGTGGTACGTAAGAAACACATGCGAGAGGGAGAGAAATCCTCTGTTATATTCGTGACCATTTAAACTAAAATACTACAGGagttttttatttatcaaaaagTTATTCCACTTAAAAATTCAGTCATTCACCAAAACACTTAAATATTCGCCTTAAGTAATAAATCTAAAGATCAATGATCTAAAACATCTAGAATTGTCccaaaaaatacttttaaaaaattataaaccgTAAAAAATCTTGATTTAATTTCACAAGATTAATATGGTCAGTctattttaaaagtttttaaaaaattataaattgtaaGAAATCTTGGTTTAATTTCACaagattcatattttaaaagttTAGACGAGTGAAAGTGATAAGATTGATGAACtcaatagaaaagaaaaaaaaaagaaaacaaattgaaaatgaaaagcaGAAAGTCACAAATGACGAAGCGAAAATAACAGGAAGAGAAGTAAACCAAAGTGAAGTTAACAAGTAAGCATCGTTTTCTATCTTCtcccattcatcattcattcattcCCCAAAGAACGAAACCTAACCGTAAGCAACGCTTTCTCTTTGCATCTTCAAAAATAGTTCTCGTTTTCGTAATTAGGGTTTTCAATTAGGGTTGTTGATTTCAAAAACAATCCATAAACGATGAACAACAACAGTAATCAACCTAAGAATACAGCGGCGCCACCGTCGTTTTTGAGCAATTCATCGATTCCGGTTAATCCCCAACCAATTCATCTTCTCACTCATTCTCAGCCACAAATGCAAGGTGCTTCATCTTCTCCTTTCCCCGGTCATTTTCAGCTATCTCAACCTCAAAACCATGTAATttcacaacaacaaccacaaccgCAATTTGCAAACCCTCGTGCTCACCCTCAAACgcagcaacaacaacagtatCAACCGCAGCAACAGTATCAACAGCAACAACAGTATCAACCACAAAAGCCTTTTAACCAAATGAGTAATAACACCAACAGTAATGTGGCTTCTCCTGCACCTGCGACAAATACTACAACTTCATCTGCCAAGCGGTCGCATCATAAGCAGGGTTCGCGCCCTCAGGGTTCTCCAAGTGGTAATCAAACCTCTGCCTTTAAAACTATGGAGTTAACTCCTGCTCCTTTGAGGAAAAAGAGGAATTTACCTGATAATTTGATACCTGAAAAGGTGGCTAAGCTTGTTCCTGAATCTGTGCTTTATACTCGGTTACTTGAACTTGAGGCTCAGATAGATGCGGCTTTGAATAGGAAAAAGATTGATGTGCAGGAGGCGGTTAAAAGTCCTCCTTCGTTTAGGAAAACTCTTCGTGTTTATGTGTATAATACATTTTCGAATCAGACCAAGTTGGATGGTGATGTTGAGGAGCCGTCTTGGTCACTCAGGATAACTGGGAGGATATTGGAAGGAGATGGTAAGGATCCCGTGGTGGAAGGGATTATGAAAAGGGAAAAACATTTGTACCCAAAGTTTTCGGCTTTCTTTAAGAAAGTTACGGTCTATTTGGATCAGGGGTTCTACCCGGAGAATCATGTCATTGTATGGGATAGTGCTCGGTCGTCTGCCCAACAGGATGGTTTTGAGGTAAAGAGGAAAGGAGACAAAGAATTCACTGCGGTTATTAGGTTAGGAGTGAATTACTCGCCGGAGAAGTTTATGGTTTCGGCACCGTTGTCTAAAGTTTTAGGGATTGAGTTTGATACTCGCCCTAGGATAATGGCTGCTCTTTGGAACTATGTGAAGTTCAGGAAACTGCAGAGCCCGAATGACCCTTCATTCTTCATGTGTGATGCTTCCCTCCAAAAAGTGTTTGGGGAAGAAAAAATGAAATTCTCCATGGCTTCACAGAAGATATCACAGCATTTGTCACAACCGCAGCCTATACACCTGGAGCATAAAATCAAGCTTTCTGGAAATTGTCCAGCCGGAACTGCATGTTATGATGTGCAGGTTGATGTGCCTCTTCCACTAGAGAAAGATATGTCTTCATTCTTAACAAGTATGGAGAAGCACAAAGAGATTGATGCTTTTGATGAAGTGATTTGTTCTTCTGTAAAGAAGATTCATGATCATCTTAAGAGACGAGCTTTCCTTCTTGGTTTTAGTCAATCTCCAGCAGAGTTTATTAATACATTGATTGCTTCTCAGAGCAAGGATCTAAAGTTGCTTGCTGGAGATGCCAGTCATAATGCTGAAAATGAACAACGGTCTGAATTCTACAATCAACCATGGTAAGC encodes:
- the LOC131636959 gene encoding SWI/SNF complex component SNF12 homolog, whose protein sequence is MNNNSNQPKNTAAPPSFLSNSSIPVNPQPIHLLTHSQPQMQGASSSPFPGHFQLSQPQNHVISQQQPQPQFANPRAHPQTQQQQQYQPQQQYQQQQQYQPQKPFNQMSNNTNSNVASPAPATNTTTSSAKRSHHKQGSRPQGSPSGNQTSAFKTMELTPAPLRKKRNLPDNLIPEKVAKLVPESVLYTRLLELEAQIDAALNRKKIDVQEAVKSPPSFRKTLRVYVYNTFSNQTKLDGDVEEPSWSLRITGRILEGDGKDPVVEGIMKREKHLYPKFSAFFKKVTVYLDQGFYPENHVIVWDSARSSAQQDGFEVKRKGDKEFTAVIRLGVNYSPEKFMVSAPLSKVLGIEFDTRPRIMAALWNYVKFRKLQSPNDPSFFMCDASLQKVFGEEKMKFSMASQKISQHLSQPQPIHLEHKIKLSGNCPAGTACYDVQVDVPLPLEKDMSSFLTSMEKHKEIDAFDEVICSSVKKIHDHLKRRAFLLGFSQSPAEFINTLIASQSKDLKLLAGDASHNAENEQRSEFYNQPWVEDAVIRYLNRKSARTDAP